CGAAGGCCGAGGAATAGCCGGTGCGCCAGCTCTCGAACGCCGCCCGCTTGAGCGTGATCGAGGCGACTTCCGTGGTCGATCCCGGCCCGCCGCCGGTGAGCAGATTGACCATGTCGAACATCTTGAAATTCTCGATGCCGCGGAAGAGCACGGCCAGCATGATGAACGGCAGCGCCATCGGCAGCGTGATCGACCAGAACTGCCGCCACTTCGACGCGCGGTCGACCTCGGCCGCCTCGTAGATGTAATCGGGGATCGAACGCAGGCCGGCGAGACAAATCAGCATCACATACGGCGTCCACATCCACGCATCGACGATGACGATGGCCCAGGGGCTCAGCGTGACGTCGCCCAGCATCTGGAAGGAGGAGGCTGCGCGTCCGGTGAAGAAGGCGACGACGTAATTGAACAGGCCGATCTGGGGCTGGTACAGAAACGTCCAGAAATTGCCGACGACGGCCGGCGAGAGCATCATCGGCAGCAGGATGATCGTTGTCCACATGCCGTGGCCGCGGAATTTCTTGTCGATGAGGTAGGCCAGGCCAAATCCGAGGACGGTCTCGATCACCACGGTCCAGATCACGAAATGCGCGGTCACCTGCATCGCCGCCCAGATGTCAGGATCGGTCAGGATCGACTGGTACCAGTCAGCGCCCAGCCAGATCGTCGGCACGTTGGCCCTGTTCGCGCGGTAGTTCGTGAACGACAGATAGATCGTCCAGATCAGCGGGAAGATATTGATCGCCAGCAGCAGCACGATCGTCGGCGTGATGAAGAGCCAGGCGAGCGTCCTGTCCGACAGGCCCCGGATACGGCGCGCCACGCCTGGCCGGACCATGACGGCCCGATAGGTGATCCGCGAAGAGGCACTCAATTCGTTCATTGCGTGAACCGATCCAGGCACCCGGCGTCGATACTGCGACGAATTCCGGTCATCTCGAAGGAAACCCGGAGCGCGAGCGCACGCGCTCCGGGCAGCTCGCATCAGAACTTCTTGCCTTCTTCCTTGAAGATCGCCTTCCAGTCCTTCACCAGACCGTCGAGCGCTTCCTGAGCGGTGCCCTTGTCGGCAACCACATAGTCATGCACGCGCTTCTGCTCGGCTTGCAGCAACTGGGCGTAGGAGGGCTCGGCCCAGAAGTCGACGACCATTCCCATCGACTGCAGGAACTCCTTGGCGAAGGGCGCGCTGTTCGGGAAGCCCGGGTCGTTCAGCACGGACTTGGCGCAGGAATAGCCGCCGAGCGCCCACCACTTCTTCTGGACGTCGCCGCCGGAGAACCACTTGATGTATTGCAGGGCCTCGGCCTGGTTCTTGGAGTAGGAGACCACCGAGATGCCCTGTCCGCCCAGCTGCGTCGCTTGCGCTGCGGGACCGGCCGGATTGACGAAGAAGCCGATCTTGTCGCCGCCGACATTCGGATCCTTGTAGAGGCCCGGGAAAAACGCGAAGAAATTCATCTGCAGCGCGACCTGGCCGGACTTGAAGGCATCAAGCCCTTCCGACATGTAGGAGTTGGAGGCGCCGGGCGGCGTGCAGCACTTGTAGAGCTCCTTGTAGGCCTCGAGCCCCTTCACCGCGCTGGCCGAGTTCACGAACCCATCCATCGCATAGGGCTTCTTCGGATCGTCGTATTTGAAGCCGTAGTCGTAGAGGTAGTTCGAGACGCCCATGGTGATGCCTTCCGAGCCGCGCTCGGTATAGATCGAGGCGCCGTAGACCTTCTTGCCGTCGATCTCGCGGCCCTGGAAGAACTGCGCGATGTCCTTGAGCTCATCGAGCGTCTTCGGCACGCCGATCTCGCGGCCGTACTTGGCCTTGAAGTCCTTCTGCACGTCCGGCCGCGCGAACCAGTCCTTGCGATAGGTCCAGCCCACCGCATCGCCCATTGCCGGCAGCGCCCAGTAGTTCGGTGTGTTCTTCGGCCACTCGGAATAGCCGACCACCGTGGCCGGCATGTAGTCGTCCATGCTGATTCCTTCCTTCTTGAAGAAATCGTTGAGCTTGACGTACTGGCCGTTCTCCGCAGCGCCGCCGATCCATTGTGAATCGCCGATGATGAGGTCGCACAGCGAGCCGTGCGAATTGAGTTCGTTCAGGAATCGATCGGCGTAATTGGTCCACGGCACGAATTCGAACTTCATACCGATACCCGATTTGGCGGTGAAGCCCTTCGACAATTCGACCAGCGCGTTGGCGGGATCCCATGCGGCCCAGCACAACGTGATGGTCTTGCCTTGCGCCTGCGCAGGCGTGGTGCCCGCTCCGACGCCGAACGCGGCGCCAACAGCCCCGCATGCCACTACAAGCGTCTTCATCGTTCGTTTCATTGCACGTTCCCTCCGAGTGGGCCGGCCATCGACATGGCGCGGCTTTCCTACCCGCTCGAATGCTTCGAGCAGAGCGACACAGTCCATGACGAGCTGAACAACTAAACTGGCGTTTCCTCGCGCCACCCGGATTCTATAGGCCCGGTAGGCTCGATTTGTTTAGTAATGCACGGTTTACTAAACATTGCAAGTGCAGTTTGGCTGGTCGTCCGCTCGGCCGATTGCAATTTTCTCGTCACGAGCTGATCGCTGTTGCGGACAAGGCGGAGCGTCGACGGAGCACGGGCGATCACCAGGTCCAGGTGATGATGGTGAGCATGATTGCTTTAGATGAATGGCATCAACCAGTGAGCAACGTGCTGGAGCAAGCGCTTGACTTGGGTGTGGCTGCGCTACGCCCACTGTTGCGTAGCCGCCGGCAAGCTCGGCGGCACAGGACACCGATGTGATGTACTTCGCGAGCAGCGAGAGAGGGCGCCGGAGATTGTAGCCACCGCTCCCGCATCGATGTTGGTGCAAACTTCGCTGAGATATCTACAGCGGGCAACGGCTGGCGATAGCCGCCGGCGGATCGGCCAAGAGCGGATTCGGGTCCAGCCTCGGCCGGATTGATCACCCCGATCGTGTGGTAGGCGCGGCCGAAATAGATCAGATTGTCGGCGCAGCCAGATCTTTGCAGCGCGACGACCCGGCAGAACAGCACATCGTGCGTGCCGACATTGACGACGTCCGCAATCCGGCAGTCGAACGCCGCGGCGCAGTCGGCCAGCACGGGCGCGCCGGTTGCGAGTGTCGACCACGCCGCAGCGGCAAAGCGTTCCTCCGCGGGCACCTTGCCGCCGAACAGGCGGGATAGTCGCTCGTGACGCGCCGAGAGCACGTTAACGCATACCACCTTATTGCGGGTCACGCTGTCATAGGCGGAGGAGCCGCGGTTGATGCAGACCAGAAGCGTCGGCGGATCGTCAGTGACGCTGCAGATCGCAGATGCGGTGAACCCGGCGCGGCCCGCAGCCCCGTCGGTCGCGACGATGGTGACGGCCGCGCCGAGACAGGCCATCGCGTCGCGGTACTCCCGAGGAGCCACA
This is a stretch of genomic DNA from Bradyrhizobium sp. CB2312. It encodes these proteins:
- a CDS encoding sugar ABC transporter permease — translated: MNELSASSRITYRAVMVRPGVARRIRGLSDRTLAWLFITPTIVLLLAINIFPLIWTIYLSFTNYRANRANVPTIWLGADWYQSILTDPDIWAAMQVTAHFVIWTVVIETVLGFGLAYLIDKKFRGHGMWTTIILLPMMLSPAVVGNFWTFLYQPQIGLFNYVVAFFTGRAASSFQMLGDVTLSPWAIVIVDAWMWTPYVMLICLAGLRSIPDYIYEAAEVDRASKWRQFWSITLPMALPFIMLAVLFRGIENFKMFDMVNLLTGGGPGSTTEVASITLKRAAFESWRTGYSSAFAIILFVTVFGLANIYVKALNKVKSR
- a CDS encoding extracellular solute-binding protein, encoding MKRTMKTLVVACGAVGAAFGVGAGTTPAQAQGKTITLCWAAWDPANALVELSKGFTAKSGIGMKFEFVPWTNYADRFLNELNSHGSLCDLIIGDSQWIGGAAENGQYVKLNDFFKKEGISMDDYMPATVVGYSEWPKNTPNYWALPAMGDAVGWTYRKDWFARPDVQKDFKAKYGREIGVPKTLDELKDIAQFFQGREIDGKKVYGASIYTERGSEGITMGVSNYLYDYGFKYDDPKKPYAMDGFVNSASAVKGLEAYKELYKCCTPPGASNSYMSEGLDAFKSGQVALQMNFFAFFPGLYKDPNVGGDKIGFFVNPAGPAAQATQLGGQGISVVSYSKNQAEALQYIKWFSGGDVQKKWWALGGYSCAKSVLNDPGFPNSAPFAKEFLQSMGMVVDFWAEPSYAQLLQAEQKRVHDYVVADKGTAQEALDGLVKDWKAIFKEEGKKF